The window TCCGATAAGAAGGATTCATGACGCCGTAAATGATAGGGTTAATCGCTGAACTGCAAATGCCAAAAACACTATACATGTAATAGGTTTCgcggttcaattcccatcccGACCCGAGAAAGTTATCCACAATATCCAGGACTAAAATTGGACTCCAGCAGAAGATAAAGCCAACCACGGTTGCAAACAagatttttgttaccttaataTCCTCTAATGAGAGAGAGACCTTCCTTGTATTTCCGTTCCGGAGATTCTTTGCCACAGTTCTCTCATGGGTTTTAAGCGCTTTGAAAACTCTTAGGTAGCAAACGATCAAAATTACCATTGATATTCCGACGAAGATGTGGAATGgaagagtaagcaatgaaaaCTTGGACTCAAAGTAACAAAAGAATTTCCCGGGATGAAACACGTAATCCTTACCAGCGGCGGTGTATGTCAAAGGAGTTGATAAGGCCGCAATCCAGCCTCCAAGGACTATAAGTTTGGCTTTGGTTGAAGTGAAAACGACTCTGTACATCGAGGTTTTAACGATGTGGAAATACCTAAAAGAAGGGAATGCAGTGCTTAATGCTCCGCTTATGTAAAAAAATATCTCGGCTTGGCCTCAACGTCTTCGGTTTAGGGTCTCTTTTGAGGGTCCAACCACAATAAAGCTAAATAACATATTCTCACTTTTTTTGTAAAGTCGGTGGAACTAGTGAATAGCACTGAACCAGCGAAGTACTTGATGAGAAATAGTTGTCATGAAAACGTGGCTTATATTAATTCTTTTGCTGGGACAGAAGTGCACGAAATTGCAACGCGCTGTCATTTTTAAGACTCACATATCTTTTCTCATTCGTGGGAACCGAAACAAACACGCTAtggtttttacattttcttgaaTTCAAATTAGACTAGATGCCAAATTCACGTTGCCGCcgtaattaacaaataaaaaaacaggtgtttgcgagaataaagaaaattatcaGTTCTTACTGTAATATTCCCAGGAAAGTGCAAAAATAATGACGCTATGCTACAATTGTACCTTAGACAAGGTCAAGTTAAAGTGTATGTTTTCCCCacaaaaagtcgagaaaaagcaaaaaagagtCATCACAGTTTTGTTGTGACTGTTTCGTGGTGTAACGCTTTTCTCTTATACTATTTTTCAGAAATCTTGTCAAAAATAAACAGAGGATAGGTTGTGAAATCAAGCCACATTTgaacacttccttcaaattgttgggGCGAACATTTGTAAAGAAACTTTGACAAACTCGAGGAAAGATTAACCTATAAGGGCACATTTTGTTCGTTTTTCGGCAGTTGAACGAATTCCATTCCAAAGAGAGATGAGCTTTATCTAGATTCTTGCGTTGGGTGAGGTGGAATCTCAGTGACTCCTTTTGTCTGATTTagaaaagatagaaaatgaCAAATAACTCAAGTTTAATTTGACAATGGAAATAGCTCAGCCTCACTCACCGGTTTATCGCTACCAAAGCAAGGGTGCCAAGTGAAGCGCAAGCTACCCACATAACAAGGAATCCCTGGATCTGACAAATAAGGTACCCAAAAATCCAATCTCCAACGATTAGAACACCAATAGAAAATGGTGCACAGATGTCCAACATAATGATATCAGATATGGCCAAGGAAATCACAAAATAAGCTGTAACGTTGCGAAGTCGATGATTTTTATACAAAACCAACAAAACTGCAACGTTACCAAGAGTGCCGACGGATACAATAAAAGCGTATAAAAACGATTCGCCAATAGTGGAGGAAATCGAGCGGGTAGCGAGTTCCTTATAAAGAGGGGACTCGTCTGCGATCTTCGTCGAAGAAGAAACCATTTTGCTGATCAGTGATATAACCACGAGTTGACGCCTTTTCGTGTAAAGGGGCTGACGTTTGTGTACTTTTTGCAATGTATTAGTGATGGTCGGCACTTATTAGAACACTGATGTTAATGAATGATCCTGACGTCTTTCAACCAGTAATTTAAAAGTTTCATCTAAAAAGTCATGGAAATCGTCATTGTGGCAAAGGTATGTTTATTGATGTCAAAAACaaccatttattttgaaccagaCGAAAGGGTGAAAGCGAGCAGCCGATTTTTAAGTCTTGTCTTTAAAGCCATATAAAATTACTTGAAAGAATAATGCTAAATTATGTTATTGCTCGAAACAAGAACAATAAGAAAATACAGGGAGCATTTTCCGATTTTCAAATAGTTACAAAAGAGCAAATATTTACTTAAATACAGGAAGGATATTGAAAATTCATCAAACAAAGGCGACAGGTGAATTTGCTTTCAGTTCTTAAACAGGGAGAAATATCAGAGAATATATGCAATGTAGCAGACATATGCTTTAAGTGAGTGAGATAGGCATCAATGGCATCAATGGTGGAAGAGAGTTCTGAAGTCtaccaagagagtatgaaggtgagaagtaatccctcttactggccctattcccatcgtaattcctcttaagttatttttagatctcctgcgagatccggtattcccacgagggttaactgatagccaatcaaatctccccatttttaccaatgttgacagctgagcgcaATGATTTGCGTCGTTCGCGAAAATGGGGACagatgattggctatcagttaaccctcgtgggaataccggatctcgcaggagatccagaaataacctaagagggattacaatgggaatagggccagtatgagggattacctctctttccttcatactctcttgagtCTACTCAAAGTGGTTGCCCCGCCTATTTTGATCCCATTCTAGAATATTATTGTGATTTGATATATTAGGAAATGTCGTtttatttaaacaaattaaTTGATTGCTACGAGCCGGCTCAAGGAGTAGATACGAAAAACCCAGCGTAAAaacataaagaaaaaagaaaattatttgacatttGGAAAATATgcatttattttataaaaagtaAATGCAGTGTTTTTTTCAGGGGAAACCGTTTATCGTAATTTCTGAGTGAAAAAGGGAAGGACTGGACCTCCCACTcaagcaggggtttcaataaaatttcaagTTGATGATTGGTTTGCGTAGAGTAACCGACTGTATTagcaagaaaaaggaaaggaagcaACTTGGAAGCTGTCAACATATGCGTTTCAAATATCAGACTTGTTCGCGTCTGCGACCTGTTACCTCACATAGATAAAAACACCAAAAGCAGCATTACCTGCGAAAATACCATCTCACTCGCTACGTGAATTTATTTATGTCAACTGGCCATAACCCCAGAAACCAGAACGAcgaaaagaagaaggaaaaacaaTAGACCTAACTCTAATAAAAACCATGGCTTTCATGTTCATCATGCAAATTAACTGCAGTTTCTTTTGCCATTCTCCCTGCTTGTCAATGAACATACAAGAAAAAAACGCAGGTCAAGAAGAGATTAATTTTTTCGCTGCGCAGGCCTTGAGGGGCGTTTTCACTTTATCAGCCGTTCACGATTTTTTGCGAGTAAACACTATCGCAAACTTAACTAAAAACCGAAACAGAGCTTGCTTTCCGATTCCACTCCTCATATAGgatgttttcaaccaacctctagagacaccagtaacaatagaaaaatgtactacttctggtggacaaacaaaagaagctaatgagagatcttttgttttcgtccacaaacaaggcggcgatgacgtcacgtgaaaacctcctatacaGGCTGTTTTAGTGCTCAACGTAGCACGATATTGGGACGAAGCCCTAATAACGCCTGTGTTAAAGGACTGAAGCGCCGCCAACCAAAACTAGTATATACCGCACAAGTGAATAGGACCTTATACGCTTTTTGATTGTTTAGATGTGACACCGGCGACGGACAACTGAAATGCAAACTGCCGCGTGGGTTTGGTCGGAACGTCTTCTATTAGCCGTTGGTGCGTccaatagaccgaatgcataattGTCGACCAAGaatgtattcttttatttatgtgctaattagactaacctcgctctcaagcaacatttcttttgaattttgtccatgcaaacgaggctagtgagtcttatttgcacataaacaaaagaatatatttttggtcgccatttatgcattcggtctatggaCCAAGCTAAAAGTAAAGGCGGATAAAGGCATCACGCAACGTTCGGTGATGTCAGTGCACTTGAAGGGTCGTGGTGGTGGAGGTCATAAAGCATTTCCGTAACACTCATTTTGCAAGCGCATAATATACTATTTGCGGCAAATGATACACCTACGGCAATGTGTCGGGAATAGGCTTGAGACAGCTCAGTCAAAACAAGCTTGAATTGAACGGTCGATACTTCGGCTTTGTCCATGTTAAGCTGGATGCTAAGAGCTGTTAGTAACTCATCGGCAGGGATCTCATGTATATGCCCACCACGAGTCCCACGATTTCCCATTATTCAATCATCCatattcatttaccttcatctatacCATTTACATGAGGTCTTTCCCAACCATTTCAGTCAGGCTAACACTTCtgagtagagtgtaatgtacagtgctaagtttctaccccatacgaaccatgtgagcgttatagccctactaatggaatgggcccacacaaggacagagaaaaactctgacgtGGGTGCCGGGGAATTGAGcctacgaccttcgggttagatcaccgctgctctaccgactgagccaccAGGTCACCTTGtatctcagtcggtagagcagcggtgatctaacccgaaggtcgtggcttCAATTTCCACCCGGGTCCTTgtatgggcccatttccattagtagggctaaggCTCACATGCTCATATGGGGAAGAAAcaaagcactttacattacactctaatcagttaagtctgttcaaatataagagctacacggccaacgtttgcaaaaacgtagtCCTTCCTAACACTTCTGGGGGAGAGGGGCGAGTCGCGTTTGACGACTAGTTTGCCGTCTTTGGTAAAATTGACAACATCAAGATATCTTTTGACATGTGCAAAGTTGGTGAGCTTTTTGGATGAGCGTCACTTGTTAATTAAGTGATTACGGCCAGGCTACATGGCTGGTGAAGGAAAGGCGCTCATTGCCGCTTATTATTACGGaacttaagcaaggacaacggcgacgacaacaacacaaatttgcatattaaccctttcaccccgtggggttccctattgacgagtaaaatcgtctggcgttaaacagagtaaaatctatattaagtggcactcttgggagtgaaagggttaagtgaGCAAACACAAAAGCTTTGCTCTCCTTTTTCATAGGTTTCAGAACATTTTTAATCTGGATAACAACCGTACTTGGCACATAATCTGCCATATATGACACCGCCCTAATCCCGCATTCTTTTCGAGCTCCAATTATTTACTTTCCTGATCCAATGAGTTAATTGTCTAGACTTGTACACGAAGTCTGTATCGCTTAAGTGTATATTTTCAGTTTTGTGGGCAGACGTATTcaacaactagaccctccgtgagggtacactgggttgcctgtggtacgtgcaccgttgcaaacaatttttttcaaggtcattaagaagtcataccagaagaggccctttggctcacaggtcctcacacgttcgtacgacgaaacagatctgtccttgcgtaatatgtagctctaacagtgcacgatattgttttggtattgtctattattgtagtgccatggtagaagtcttgggtaaatagtctgagaagacatgtggttactagcaaagtactgaacccagaaagattgaagaaaataaatgggaagtgagaaacattggcttctgggctgacatgttgataaacttcttttcaccacaagtttaagcgtgcccgctgagcatctgacagctttgtaatgccgaagttcactgaagtcaggccctgttcggcggggttagtgtttggatgggagaccaaaacaatatacccctcataaaacagaagcatcggactaTCGGAAGCATcggaaaatactattaacgctaacaaatgcgaactcagcaaggtacagatcttgttagcttgctttatgcaaaaacaaatattgatgcaaaagtaaataactattgatacacagtttttagaaagagcagaaggaagtctccaggacggtcgatcgagaataacatatttacgacatgaaaacaacattaattttgaaccgtgaatatagaatataaaaagttacgatcagcgacaaacattttgggagatttttgctacgttcaaataaatcgccaaatcgaaagtgacatggccggaattcagcgggcaccgtgattaagttaccgcggcatgtttactcgccaaacagtgaagtatctgtgtcaaatgatggcaagataccgggtttttgtaagtttctctttcagtcaagtgttataaagtttgacaatgaaatgagcgaagtcaaaataaagatcacaatcgcacaactcttgtttatgcaaagtcaaaatttactctccaagacgcgttcgacgttatttatcaccaggtaatttcatcattttggaaatggcagctactttattattcatctgcgtcacaatttttcactgatattggggctcattttgttgaaactcaagcaagcttccaacaggcctgtgaacccttcctgcttacagagcaatactaaaaaacttctcccatatcacatttcacccttaagctcggaaattcaatacacaacatgatattataattcacaaaggcagaaaattccagcgaaaaatttattgaaacaaacaacatatttgctcttagaggcgagaacctcttcctatttcattgcgtgcgtgaaggcaagaaactcaatcgtgtcaaattaccatgtacttcaggtaaatacagctcactttgatttcggctcgacgggcgatagattgttgtcgaagtccattactcgtcgcttttaagattccaccgcctgtatatccaattgacctgccattcatgagcttcataagggtatattttgttcaaagatccactaaaacgccattcgcgttacatgactttcgaccccattgccggttaagtttatcattctactgtgtccaccagagaaatctacgcatttcccactaccctctcgatcctaagaaaataagcgcagaaggctctatgcacaaagccaccacttagcaggggagtgacaggcaagacttttaccgacacggaaaaaaaataagaaaacgacgaaatcaacgcagacctcgactggtttgccataggcaacccagtaatgactCTATGAACGtacgttggatatgagttggTAAATGGCCTACGGGAGGCGTAGGGCCGAATAAACTAAAAACAATTTATAAAGGTTTATAAATTAAGTTGATGTGACAACTATGACCTCTGCGAGGGATATGCATTTGAACCAAGACTATTTTCTGTTGTCTGCGCTTATTAGACCCACTAGCCTGGTTAGCaaagacaaaatacaaaagaaatgttacttTAGAACCAGGCTAGATGGTCtgattagcacataaacaaaagaataatatatCGGCCGCCATTCATACATTCGGTCGATACACCTTATTATCCATTCACATCCTTGGCGCCTCGTGCTTATGGACTAGCACGTCTAGTCTGACATTTGCTACTGCGTCATTCCAGTTCTGTCTTTATTGCGAAAACACTTTAGCTCAGAAGCATCTACACTGAAATTCCCTCCCTCTTTTCATACCTGGTGCCTCAATAGCATTTCCCAGGTCATGTCATGGGAATTAGTTAGTTGTAAACTATCTGTGGATTTGTTACAGTTAATGAGCTATTTTAACACGGACGCATGCAGTGTGTCAATGACATTCTTTTCTGATACGAAGGGTTAAATCCCACTTTGCGCTTTGTAAAATAATGATCTAGTCAATAATGTAAAGTAAAATATGGGTGGGGATGAAATGTTCCCATCCGGGTCACCCTTTGCCCCAAAGACTAAGTGTACTAGGGTTGTGTGCCTTCTGATCGCGCACAGTTATCATAGAAACCCGTGGCGCAACCCTAGATAGGTAAGGACCTCGCAACCTTCTGGAGAGGATTGTGGCCTTGGGGATTGTAATCCCTTGGCGCGGATTGTAACCTCGCATTGCCAACTTGTTGTCATGACCTTGGGGATTGCAACCCTTTGGAGAGGATCGCGACCTCTCTTTGCTTGGCAACTTAGTTAACCTGCCTTTTCATGACCTTCAAATGGAGTGCTTCATCTCCTACCCCATTACCCCACAAACTGCTTTCTGTTACACTTATTGTCTTGGGTGAGCATTTTCCGATTTTCAAATAGTTACAAAACAGCAACTATTTACTTAAATACACGAAGGATATTGAAAATTCATCAAACAAAGGCGACAGGTGAATTTGCTTTCAGTTCTTAAACAGGGAGAAATATCAGAGAATATATGCAATATAGTAGACATATGCTTTAAATGAGTCAGATAGGCATCAATGACATCAATAGTGGAAGACAGTTCTGAAGTCTACTCAAAGTGGTTATTtgagatatatatgaaatacatcatataatTGAACTGCGGGtatgatttcatacccgcagtgcaattatatgatgtatttcatacccgcagtgcaattatatgatgtatttcacaTATATCtctcactcataattacttatcacgggaagttgtaaactcagaagtgaccagctcccaacgtcagtggcttcatagctcagttggttagagcatcgcacaggtatcgcgaggtcgcgtcTTTAAATAACGTTGAACTCCTGAaaagaatttttcaggcttcttgaCGTAATAGAagtttgcgctcatcactgcgaggcaacatggtttcatttgatttcataccccgCAATGCAATtaaatgatgtatttcatatatatctctCACTCaaaattacttatcacgggaagttgtaaactcagaagtgaccagctcccaacgtcagtggcttcatagctcagttggttagagcatctcaccggtatcgcgaggtcgcggcttcaaatcccgttgaagtcctgaaaaattttcaggcttctcgacgcaatagaaatttgcgctcatcactgcgaggcaacatggtttcatttgatttcataccccgCAATGCAATTATATGATGTGTTTCATATATATCtctcactcataattacttatcacgggaagttgtaaactcagaagtgaccagctcccaacatcagtggcttcatagctcagttggttagagcatcgcacaggtatcgcgaggtcggggcttcaaatcccgttgaagtcctgaaaaaaaaatttcaggcttctcgacgcaatagaaatttgcgctcatcactgcgaggcaacatggtttcatttgatttcatacccgcagtccaataatatatgatgtatttcatatatacctttcactcataattacttatcacgggaagttgtgaactcagaagtgaccagctcccaacgtcagtggcttcatagctcagttggttagagcatcgcaccggcatcgcgaggtcgcgagttcaaatcccgttgaagtcctgaaaaaaaaatttcaggcttctcgacgcaatagaaatttgcgctcatcattGCGAGGCAAcatgtttcatttgatttcataccccgCAATGCAATTATATGATGAAGCGCGTTTGAAACAATTGCTTCATCAAGTTTCATTTAACTCTGAGCTCTTTCCATTTCACAAAACGACCAGCGAAATCAGTCTCCACATATAAGCTCAAACGGTATATGAACCGATTAGACAGGGTGAAAGTCGTGTATTTGCAACTCATGACTTTTCGTTGGTTCTCTTGGTGTAGATTTCGAGAGCGATGCAGTCAGGCAGGGAGTTCAAGAATCTGTCtaaaataacaggaaatgtaaacaaaactaaCGCTTGAAACATATGAGCGATAACAAGACCTAAAATGAGAAAAAGTCgtgaaagaaaggaaacgcAGTTCCTCTCACTGAAGTACCATTGTACCAGAGAAAAGTGAACTTGCCGGTGAGTTGTTCCAAGGTTTCTGGTTCAGTTGATCGACAAATTGTTCAGTTCCCGCAAATGTGCTTCCACAGCCTTGGTCCTTGGGTGATCGTGTATTTTCTTTGGCAATTCCCCACCTACTCGTCCCACACGATGAATTCCGAACAACCTTAAGTAGGCTCTCCGATAAGAAGGATTCATGACGCCGTAAATGATGGGGTTTATTGCTGAACTGGAAATGCCAAATATAGTATACATGTAATAGGTTTCGCGGGTCAATTCCCATCCCGACCCGAGAAAGTTATCCACAACGTCCAGGACTAAAATTGGAGTCCAGCAGAATATAAAGCCAACCACGGTTGCAAACAAGATTTTTGTTACTTTGATATCCTCTATCGAGAGAGAGACCTTCCTTGTATTTCCGTTCCGGAGATTATTTGCCACAGTTCTCTCATGGATTTTAAGCGCTTTGAAAACTCTTAGGTAGCAAACGATCAAAATTACCATTGATATTCCGATGAAGATGTAGGACGGAAGAGCAAGCAAAGAAAACTTGGattcaaagaaacaaaagaatttccCTGGTTGAAACACGTAATCCTTTCCAGCGGCGGTGTATGTCAAAGGAGTTGATAAGGCCGCAAGCCAGCCTCCAAGGACTTTAAGTTCTGCTTTGGCTGAAGTGAAAATCACTCTATACATCGAGGTTTTAACGATGCGGAAATACCTAAAAGAAGGGAATGTAGTGCTTAATGCTCCGCTCATGTAAAAAAAGGTCTCGGCTTGGCCTCAGCTTCTTCTGTTTAGGGTCTCTTTTGAGGGTCCTACCATAATAACGCTAAATAACGTATTCTCGTTTTTTTGTAAAGTCGGTGAAACTAGTGAATAGCACTGAACCAGCGAAGTACTTGATGAGAAATAGTTGTCATGAAAACGTGGCTTGTATTAATTCTTAATTCGTGGGAACCGAAACATACACGCTAaggtttttacattttcttgaaTTCAAATTAGACTAGATGTCAAATTCACGTTACCGCCGTgattaacaaataaaaaaacaggtgtttgcgagaataaagaaaattatcaGTTCTTACTGTAATATTACCAGGAAGGTGCAAAAATAATAACGCTACGCTAGCTTAGATAAGTTCAAGTTAAAGTGTATGTTTTCCCTtgaaaaagtcgagaaaaagcaaaaaggaGTCATCACAGTTTTTATTGTGACAGTTTCGAAGTGTAACGCTTTTCTCTTATACTATTGTTCAGAAatcttgtcaaaaataaagAGAGGATAGGATGTGAAATCGAGCCACATTTgaacacttccttcaaattgttgggGCGAACATTTGTCAAGAAACTTTGACAAACACGAGGAAAGATTAACCTATAAGGGcacatttttttcgtttttcggcAGTTGAACGAATTCCATACCAAAGAGAGATGAGCTTTATCTAGATTCTTGCGTTGGGTGAGGTGGAATCTCAGTGACTCCTTTTGTCTGATTTagaaaagatagaaaatgacaaataactcaaatttaattttgactAAGGAAAAAACTCTCACTCACCGGTTTATGGCTACCAAAGCAAGGGTGCCGAGTGACGCGCAAGCTACCCACATAACAAGGAATCCCTGGATCTGACAAAGAAGGTACCCAAAAATCCAATCTCCAACGATTATGGCACCAATACAAAATGGTGCGCAGAGGTCCAACATGATGATATCAGATATGGCCAAGGAGATCACAAAATAAGCTGTAATGTTGCGAAGTCGGCGATTTTTATACAAAACCAACAAAACTGCAACGTTACCAAGAGTGCCGACGGATACGATAAAAGCGTATAAAAACGATTCGCCAATTGTGGAGGAAATCGAGCGGTTAGCGAGTTCTTTATAAAGAGGGGAGCCGTGTGCGATCTTTGTGGAAGAAGAAACCATTTTGCTGATCAGTGATATAATCACGAGTCGACACCCTTTCATGCAAAATACTTGACTTTTGTCTTGGCAATGTATTCAATGATTGCGCTTATTAGGATACACTGGCAGATGTCTCATACAGACACCTGCCAGTGAAAATTCATGCGGCTTCACACGGGATTCGCACccgtgacctctgcgatgccgaggccacacagttgggagcactagtagtagtagttgttaGTAGTAGTCTTTATTTCACTgataaaaatacatatcaagTGTTACATTGATTATAACCATTAAATAGACGTAAAGACAGTAGAGTAACGATAACTCTCAAGaaagaaacgacagttttcaatttacaaaacatgtttcgacattctcatgtcatcttcagttgcaaatgagcttttaacGGTTGTAGTTTTTTCCTTCGCAACAGCAGAGACCCACTTCTTATTCAAGGGTGTGTTTCGGGATCAAACAGATGGGGTTGCCATGGGCTCCCCTCTTGCTCCAGTCCTTGCAAACCTCTTTATGGGACATCATGAAAAACTggttagatattttttcatccTTCCAAGTCTTGTTCTATAGAcgctatgttgatgacaccCTTTGTTTGTTCAATAATAAGGAAGATGCGCTCATGTTCTTTGATTATATCAACGCCAGGCACCCAAGTGTTTGCTTTACAATGGAAGGGGAAATCGATAAGAAATCATTACCGTTTCTAGACATATTGTTAGACAACAGTCATCCATCTATTGTTACTAGTGTATATCGCAAGAAGACATTTACTGGTCTTCTAACTAATTATTTCAGCTTCGTCCCTTTGAATTACAAATTGGGTCTAGTCAGAACATTACTAGGCAGAGTATAtaagatcaacaattcctgggtTGGTTTTCATCTGGATGTTaagaagcttattttcttactacGGAAAACTTGTTTTCCGTCTTGGGTCATCGACAAGATTATTCATAGGTATCTTTCTAAGAAAATGAATCCTTCTCTGAATGGGCGGGACGCCTCATCCAACTCCTGGAAAACTTCTACGCACTTCCATAAACTCCCTTATGTTGGCCGGTTTTCCAAGTGAAAATCGCCCAGACTAAGTTAAGAGAACTACTCAAACATTTTAGATGTTAAGTTGACCTTTAGTACGTTTAAACttagaaacatgttcagcgtgaaAGATTCAGTACCGCGAGATCTACGTTCTCGTGTCGTTTATGAATTCTCGTGTGCTGGCTGTAAtgccagctacattggcgagaccactcgccacctTTGTACACGTGCTCGTGAGCATCTCCTGTCGGACAAGTCTTCTCATGTTTACAGGCACTAGCAGTCATCTAGGAcctgtcatgactcttgtaatacagaatgtttcacgatcttagattctgccgcctcaaaattccaaattaggatcaaagaggcattgcacattaagtgggaaaatcccattcttaatcagcagttgaggcatctagacttgtctctttctttttacttACGTTgttccttttgtcttttattttattgttatgtgcgctatttttgttttccgcGCATTTCGTATTTCATATtcaaattgtacgcaagttctgacGCGTAATTTTGTAACGTACCTTAATATAAGTTCAAATGTATAACCgttaaaagctcatttgcaactgaagatgacatgagaatgtcgaaacatgttttgtaaattgaaaactgtcgtttctttCTTGAGAACTactaaataattaaaaaagcgGGAAATATACATTAATCACTAATAGCTAAAATGTAAGGAAAACTAAGTCTGTTAataaaagtacttttaaaaTGCTCAGTATTACACTGAATCGGAAATGTAGG of the Montipora capricornis isolate CH-2021 chromosome 7, ASM3666992v2, whole genome shotgun sequence genome contains:
- the LOC138055836 gene encoding melatonin receptor type 1A-like produces the protein MVSSSTKIADESPLYKELATRSISSTIGESFLYAFIVSVGTLGNVAVLLVLYKNHRLRNVTAYFVISLAISDIIMLDICAPFSIGVLIVGDWIFGYLICQIQGFLVMWVACASLGTLALVAINRYFHIVKTSMYRVVFTSTKAKLIVLGGWIAALSTPLTYTAAGKDYVFHPGKFFCYFESKFSLLTLPFHIFVGISMVILIVCYLRVFKALKTHERTVAKNLRNGNTRKVSLSLEDIKVTKILFATVVGFIFCWSPILVLDIVDNFLGSGWELNRETYYMYSVFGICSSAINPIIYGVMNPSYRRAYLRLFGIHRAGRVDLEVQANVHDQPRAKTGERNLRELNNLSIN
- the LOC138055837 gene encoding melatonin receptor type 1A-like produces the protein MVSSSTKIAHGSPLYKELANRSISSTIGESFLYAFIVSVGTLGNVAVLLVLYKNRRLRNITAYFVISLAISDIIMLDLCAPFCIGAIIVGDWIFGYLLCQIQGFLVMWVACASLGTLALVAINRYFRIVKTSMYRVIFTSAKAELKVLGGWLAALSTPLTYTAAGKDYVFQPGKFFCFFESKFSLLALPSYIFIGISMVILIVCYLRVFKALKIHERTVANNLRNGNTRKVSLSIEDIKVTKILFATVVGFIFCWTPILVLDVVDNFLGSGWELTRETYYMYTIFGISSSAINPIIYGVMNPSYRRAYLRLFGIHRVGRVGGELPKKIHDHPRTKAVEAHLRELNNLSIN